From one Plasmodium malariae genome assembly, chromosome: 12 genomic stretch:
- the PmUG01_12052900 gene encoding YL1 nuclear protein, putative: protein MRKKKNTGVKRKSYGKGNESDASILKGVEQHISKEKVEAVVAETEEEAEEDVEEEGEVEADVDDGNELGEEEGENEEENDEEEQDEDYELKNYGIALKMPKRKNRGKNLKKLIGEDLEKDEQFWNNSIWEEEEIDEEYVNSEGEEEYIDITDSDFDEDEDEAEDDMEEEDTEKNEKELEDDLEKKKKKKMYAYLEKLKKQKQNNMARYNIMKNRKYDTNNLKRGIQKYGADQKSEKERKEEQEKLKNERMLKKKKKLENAYLMLHRSTRDTTRQKTEQVKKLSELRKIKKENRFKKFYENRKKKKSMQREMTREERLEEAKITEQYNIQSLLQLQAWEEEKKKYVENKKILYHRPKNVFISFSYSKDKTFPSNENLKYEVDPYSINNDTVLANDTLSGNAVLSSNINMLEALQNEKIVVGGNNDANKIEKHGHDILHQMGDDELAKKEIENMTCDQADTSKIMNQKRENENDKTVIGNAIDTNSSDNRKEESSITNYQFNWENIDQCEDLNIDYLNENDALNFGFLNKVNKSNNNNSSSNNNSNHNRNSNINNDSSNNNSGKRLGRCTSNESDKKRKVNPPVVEERQIYIVTDSRELEMYSNYNNNKDYLNQIKNKNNLCAITNLEGKYFDPLTKKYYNNAEAFKSLRFSYHKEKYDSINKQISLMVNLFKSKLTEIEENTKNATYDNI from the coding sequence AGTAGTAGCAGAAACAGAAGAAGAAGCAGAGGAAGACGTAGAGGAAGAAGGAGAAGTAGAAGCAGATGTAGATGATGGAAATGAACTGGGTGAAGAGGAAGGAGAAAATGAAGAGGAAAACGATGAAGAAGAACAAGATGAAGATTacgaattaaaaaattacggTATAGCGCTTAAAATGCCTAAAAGAAAGAACAGaggaaaaaatttgaaaaagttGATTGGTGAAGATTTAGAAAAAGATGAACAGTTTTGGAATAATAGTATTtgggaagaagaagaaatagACGAAGAATATGTTAATTCGGAGGGAGAAGAAGAATATATTGATATTACAGACTCTGACTTTGATGAGGATGAAGATGAAGCAGAAGATGATATGGAAGAAGAAGATACtgaaaagaatgaaaagGAATTAGAAGATGatcttgaaaaaaagaaaaaaaaaaaaatgtacgcATATTTAGAAAAGCTAAAAAAACAGAAGCAAAATAATATGGCaagatataatataatgaaaaatagaaaatatgatACAAATAACTTGAAAAGAggaatacaaaaatatggGGCAGACCAAAAATcagaaaaggaaagaaaagaggagcaagaaaaattaaaaaatgagagaatgttaaaaaaaaaaaaaaaattagaaaatgcATATTTAATGTTACATAGATCTACAAGAGACACAACAAGACAAAAAACAGAACAAGTGAAAAAGCTTTCTGaattgagaaaaataaaaaaagaaaatcgtttcaaaaaattctatgaaaatagaaaaaaaaaaaaaagtatgcaAAGAGAAATGACAAGAGAAGAAAGATTAGAAGAAGCAAAAATAACTGAGCAGTACAATATACAATCACTTCTACAATTACAAGCATGGGaggaagaaaagaaaaaatatgttgaaaataaaaaaattctatatCATAGACccaaaaatgtttttattagtttttcATATTCAAAAGATAAAACATTTCCTTCCAAtgaaaatttgaaatatgAAGTAGATCCCTACAGTATAAATAATGACACAGTACTAGCAAATGATACCCTCTCTGGAAATGCTGTACTGTCATCTAATATAAACATGTTGGAAGCTTTgcaaaacgaaaaaattgTTGTTGGAGGTAATAATGATGCAAATAAAATAGAGAAACATGGACATGATATACTGCATCAAATGGGGGATGATGAACTTGCTAAAAaggaaatagaaaatatgacATGTGACCAAGCCGATACatcaaaaataatgaatcaaaaaagagaaaatgaaaatgataaaacaGTCATAGGAAATGCCATTGATACTAATAGTAGTGACAATAGAAAGGAAGAAAGTTCAATTACAAATTACCAATTTAACTGGGAAAATATAGATCAGTGTGAAGATTTAAATATAGactatttaaatgaaaatgacGCATTAAATTTTGGTTTCCTAAATAAGGTTAATAAAagcaataataacaatagcagCAGTAACAACAATAGTAACCATAATAGAAATAGTAACATTAACAATGACAGCAGTAATAACAACAGTGGTAAACGTTTAGGCAGATGTACCTCTAACGAATCagacaaaaaaagaaaagtgaATCCCCCTGTTGTGGAAGAGagacaaatatatattgttactGATTCTAGGGAATTAGAAATGTATAgtaattacaataataataaggacTATTTGaaccaaataaaaaataaaaataacttatGTGCAATTACAAATTTagaaggaaaatattttgatccattaacgaaaaaatattataataatgctGAAGCGTTTAAGTCACTACGGTTTTCGTATCATAAGGAAAAGTATGATTCTATTAACAAACAAATATCTCTCATGGTTAatctttttaaaagtaaGCTAACTGAAATAGAggaaaacacaaaaaatgcAACTTATGATAACATTTAA
- the PmUG01_12053000 gene encoding conserved Plasmodium protein, unknown function: MLKLYPLILLCIFLKYPLFILKENIFENLSFSKNECLKEKDARYCKSVCRLLIEDDIDFFNIEQLKNLLYFQSKLEKQIRRTQKEENKLEVLKQAVKNGNFIGYLHFDQKANEKKENYDTNIDKKEGVKGEENKENDLKNIEYGNQKEKEVQIDQKSKNNMNSEGEIKVGENIQLNKNSLARNDPIIHDRNENVNENPNEKANKKENEKTNEKLAQNKITYEPQSSKVLEKTQADKFIKKHEHLNNSSDFGSQNKEEGKYTNNFNLNKVLKGADFSNKLELLKNYISFHNEADNIGQSLASKEHSTNEQKQDIYANDLKINKEKIIYKNTQGTNFNQDINNNINKYREEDENVKLAMSNANVEKKENDTHDHFYNTFKNDDEEKTNIRLRGKYAKEMLDVNDLVKYMKNFLGIKSNIHEKFEHEKLILKNCNYESFGPDYCSVNEEAKEMLWNYEKKKNSAFLFIILFTLFFSLLIQNVVYYIEKRVRNSKDQFRKDLLNTAFRQISLITIINLTIWGILQSNIAEALDAVIFYDILPQQRNVDEILHNVEPLLEIIFEKILFISMNFLICYSLFIINIHFVTRKILKWFSESDNCDISTVAKELKEYREGCFKNLFFISRYGRNSKYLAHRYDFSENVDAISIPGLDPNGYYYYEYMRACLLKYNVKLIKIPNAVILFLVFSCISLRPFFNIRLKAEVIFLNGLSLVCVVGLILLFIYLYRIDRKLLPRDISKYLLNRYHIETCDQNKKDITPYYKLLKQQSVYPSTINYFLYKTTFPNKHEQLFFLWGNGPPLINFIFQTLCFCFLIILSCWIFLLRVDNITWFQLYSYGSLAICVCIVLFLFMLKYIIYYNIMISKTGYLIDTKLLEKVWEFERSDNIKRISEFIDAIKIKEKMFSIWIGLDEENRGIIDSAKILKFLKSQGINLTSEHDIKEFLEVFDRNNKNGLNQEEFFVLIIIVKQILVELLDINAVQSLFEEVYGIPWNSLSSIDVNSLKRILSELNLQWPHGKIRNLIDFVCENKKTKYVSAEYFIKQLINIEEVTLQPFHSVSDTK; the protein is encoded by the exons ATGTTAAAGTTGTACCCTCTAATTTTGTTATGT attttcttaaaatatcctctattcattttaaaagaaaatatttttgaaaatctCTCGTTTAGCAAGAATGAATgcttaaaagaaaaagacgCGCGTTATTGTAAATCTGTTTGTCGTTTATTAATAGAAGACGACATTGATTTCTTTAATATAGAAcaacttaaaaatttattatattttcagtcgaaattagaaaaacaaataagaagaacacaaaaagaagaaaacaaaTTAGAAGTATTAAAACAAGCTGTTAAAAATGGTAACTTCATTGGTTACCTTCACTTTGATCAAAAGGCtaatgaaaagaaagaaaactATGATACGaatattgataaaaaagaaggagtaaaaggagaagaaaacaaagaaaatgatttaaaaaatattgagtATGGAAaccaaaaagaaaaagaagtacAAATTGatcaaaaaagtaaaaataacatGAACAGTGAAGGTGAAATAAAAGTGGGGGAGAACATTCAGCtgaataaaaattctttaGCAAGAAATGATCCCATAATACATGAtagaaatgaaaatgtaaatgaaAATCCAAATGAAAAGGcaaacaaaaaggaaaacgaAAAGACAAACGAAAAATTAGCtcaaaacaaaataacatACGAACCGCAATCGAGCAAAGTATTAGAAAAAACCCAAGCAGATAAATTCATAAAGAAACATGAGCATCTAAATAATTCATCAGATTTTGGAAgtcaaaataaagaagaaggaaaatatactaataattttaatttaaacaaAGTCTTAAAAGGTGCagatttttctaataaactcgaattacttaaaaattatatttcttttcataATGAAGCAGATAATATAGGCCAAAGTTTAGCATCTAAGGAGCATTCAACTAATGAACAAAAACAagatatatatgcaaatgatttaaaaataaataaagaaaaaataatttataaaaatacacaGGGAACAAATTTTAACcaagatataaataataatataaacaaatataggGAAGAAGACGAAAATGTGAAATTGGCAATGTCTAATGcaaatgtagaaaaaaaggaaaatgataCGCAtgatcatttttataatacatttaaaaatgatgatgaagaaaaaacTAATATTCGTTTAAGAGGAAAATATGCTAAGGAAATGCTTGATGTTAACGATTTAGTAaagtatatgaaaaattttttgggtataaaatcaaatatacatgaaaaatttgaacatgaaaaattaatactaaAAAACTGTAATTATGAATCCTTTGGTCCAGATTACTGTAGCGTTAATGAAGAAGCAAAAGAAATGTTATggaattatgaaaaaaaaaaaaattctgcctttttatttataatattatttacctTATTTTTTAGTCTGCTCATACAAAATGTGGTCtattatattgaaaagaGAGTAAGAAATTCTAAAGATCAGTTTAGAAAAGATTTACTCAATACAGCTTTTAGACAAATATCTttaattacaataattaaCCTCACAATATGGGGTATTCTTCAGTCAAATATTGCTGAAGCGCTCGATgcagtaattttttatgat ATACTGCCACAACAAAGAAATGTTGATGAGATCCTGCATAATGTTGAACCACTACTAgaaattatatttgaaaaaattcttttcatttcCATGAATTTCTTAATATG ttattcgctatttattataaacatacatttcgtaacaagaaaaatattgaagTGGTTTTCCGAATCAGATAATTGTGACATATCAACTGTAGCAAAGGAGTTGAAAGAATATAGAGAAGGGTGTTTCAAgaatctattttttatttcaagaTATGGTAGaaattctaaatatttaGCCCACAG ATATGATTTTTCTGAAAATGTGGATGCTATAAGTATTCCTGGTCTAGACCCCAATGGATATTATTACTATGAATATATGAGAGCATGTTTATTGAAATATAACGTCAAGCTGATAAAAATACCTAATgctgttatattatttttagtattCTCATGTATTTCCTTAAG gccattttttaacataagaCTTAAAGCggaagttatttttttaaacggATTGTCATTAGTGTGTGTTGTTGGGCTAATTCTATTGTTCATTTac TTGTATAGAATAGACAGGAAATTGCTACCAAGGgatatatcaaaatatttactaaatAGATATCATATTGAAACATGTGATCAAAACAAAAAGGATATTACtccatattataaattactaaaacaacaa TCTGTGTACCCCTcaacaataaattattttctctaTAAAACAACATTCCCCAACAAACATGAGCaactgttttttttatggGGTAATGGCCCCCCtctaattaattttatttttcaa acgTTGTGCTTCTGCTTTTTAATCATATTATCTTGTtggatatttttattaagagTCGATAATATAACATGGTTTCAATTATATAGTTATGGCAGTTTGGCTATTTGTGTATGCATAGtacttttcttatttatgctaaaatatattatttattacaatattatGATTAGCAAAACGGGCTATTTAATTGATACTAAATTGTTGGAGAAG GTCTGGGAATTTGAAAGATCAGACAACATAAAGAGAATATCTGAATTTATTGAtgctataaaaataaag GAAAAAATGTTTAGTATTTGGATAGGACTGGATGAGGAAAACAGAGGTATTATCGATTCCGcgaaaattttgaaattcCTAAAATCACAAGGAATTAACTTAACGTCAGAACATGATATCAAA GAGTTTCTGGAAGTGTTTGACAGAAACAACAAAAATGGCCTAAACCAGGAAGAGTTTTTCGTTCTCATTATCATAGTCAAACAAATTTTAGTCGAACTCTTAGATATTAATGCTGTTCAG TCTTTGTTTGAAGAAGTCTACGGAATTCCATGGAATTCGCTATCGTCAATTGATGTTAACAGTTTAAAGCGAATATTATCAGaa CTAAATTTACAATGGCCACATGGAAAAATTCGCAATTTAATTGACTTTGTgtgtgaaaataaaaaaacgaaatatgTGAGTGCAGAATACTTTATTAAACAGCTGATAAATATCGAAGAAGTAACGTTGCAGCCCTTTCAC TCAGTTTCAgacacaaaataa
- the PmUG01_12053100 gene encoding mitochondrial ribosomal protein S6-2 precursor, putative: protein MVLYESYIALSKHIKKDDVKNLMKNFHFIVNKYNGNIISINDLGWRKFAFCIKKPNVGTFHFGRFYCITFYSNSKSIKDLNEFFYSNTFILRFLNVKMKYRSNFLVAPFSYIIE from the coding sequence ATGGTTTTGTATGAGTCTTATATAGCCTTAAGTaaacacataaaaaaagacgacgttaaaaatttaatgaaaaattttcattttatagtaaataaatataatggcAATATAATAAGTATCAATGATTTAGGTTGGAGGAAATTTGCCTTTTGCATAAAAAAACCGAATGTAGGTACATTTCACTTTGGTAGATTTTACTGTATTACGTTTTATTCAAATAGCAAAAGTATAAAAGATTtgaatgaatttttttatagtaatacttttattttaagatttttaaatgttaaaatgaaatatcgATCAAATTTTTTGGTAGCACCTTTCTCATACATAATAGAATAG
- the CYC1 gene encoding cyclin homologue, putative codes for MNYPNDTSHIRKWFFKSRKEIDDICLKKYNDFKEKFKDSNVSIPKYADIEKTKLYFCYQLTHFSEIKGLKPQIVECATVLYNRFYLKEIILEYDPRILIFTCIILAIKLEGYGRLYRMNEFFNDIDINLDKVLEHEDVVCSSLNFELNFLYTKECLYYLKIKFLNYINKYINKDNEIKNSFENICDKIYMTTSDECLKIIENFFITFTYTPAQIALYCFINNIKINFNIVNADKFILEFITNNNQILFQKLKNKIDELHIEYKEHLDFRNTFDDENTTRQIGETLDMCIDIYKILKKKKSYKKSKKKKLNSEDYTQSESSKKIDVK; via the coding sequence atgaattaccCAAACGATACATCACATATAAGAAAATGGTTTTTCAAAAGCAGAAAAGAAATAGATGATATatgcttaaaaaaatataatgactttaaagaaaaatttaaagataGTAATGTGAGCATACCGAAATATGCTGATATAGAGAAAACCAagctatatttttgttatcagCTAACTCACTTTTCTGAAATAAAAGGACTGAAACCGCAAATAGTGGAATGTGCTACTGTGTTGTATAACAGGTTTTATTTGAAGGAAATTATTTTAGAATATGATCCACGTATCTTAATATTTACCTGTATCATATTAGCAATAAAATTGGAAGGGTATGGTAGATTATATAGAATGAATGAATTCTTTAACGATATTGACATAAATTTAGATAAAGTATTAGAACATGAAGATGTCGTTTGCTCATCATTAAACtttgaattaaattttttgtatacgaaagaatgtttatattatttaaaaattaagtttttaaattatattaataaatatataaataaagataatgaaataaaaaattccttCGAAAATATATGTGATAAAATTTACATGACCACGTCAGATGAATgcttaaaaattattgaaaacTTTTTCATCACCTTTACATATACGCCTGCACAAATAGCATTATATTgctttataaataatattaaaataaattttaatatagttaatgcggataaatttattttagaGTTTATTACAAACAATAATCAAattctttttcaaaaattaaagaacaAAATTGATGAACTGCATATCGAATATAAAGAACATCTTGATTTCAGAAATACATTTGACGATGAAAATACAACTAGACAGATAGGTGAGACCTTAGATATGTGTAttgatatttataaaattttaaagaaaaaaaaaagttacaaAAAATCtaagaaaaagaagttaAATAGCGAAGATTATACGCAAAGCGAATCTAGCAAAAAGATTGACGTAAaatag
- the PmUG01_12053300 gene encoding conserved Plasmodium protein, unknown function has product MIVKKNKKNLTHFAWLALLIIPSFYFKNLLFDNFSSLKFDKFKKKIYNKTLKRISLPNKNFEEMNNYILHDNFH; this is encoded by the exons ATGAttgtaaaaaagaataaaaaaaacttaacACATTTTGCGTGGTTAGCCTTATTAATAATACCAAGTTTTTATTTCAAGAATTTGCTTTTTGAT aATTTTTCAAGCCTCAAATTtgataaattcaaaaaaaagatttacaATAAAACCCTTAAGCGCATTTCTTTGCCAAATAAGAATTTTGAAGAgatgaataattatatactcCATGATAACTTTCACTAG
- the PmUG01_12053400 gene encoding fam-a protein produces MRSNSVNNEVDMEEKIKKMKHLVCKNKEEIKKVNEIITEADKLLYKFAVEDNDYNKYSSIDKESHLYFKKVKNTDVGKLSLIFHDSSKLEKLIRVIWDENGTKKFDPHFIEGKILRVYDKDLILIQQSYKGTLGNEGRYFYTLAHKKKINSESYIITCVSLNVNDNNKKGKSSFVNPFISSVNSFSIDIECDQEIMNSSLKKMFINLSGYYIKKENTSMKLTYISSIELDTSSLIPQFIIRKIKASKMSLLTMLKNNI; encoded by the exons ATGCGTAGCAACAGTGTAAATAATGAGGTGGACAtggaggaaaaaataaaaaaaatgaaacactTAGTTTGCaagaataaagaagaaattaaaaaagttaatgaaattataacaGAGGCAGATAAACTTTTATACAAATTTGCTGTAGAGGATAATGATTATAACAAATACAGTTCTATTGATAAAGAATCACAtctgtattttaaaaaagttaagaaTACGGATGTAGGAAAGCTGAGCCTTATTTTCCACGACTCCTCGAAG CTCGAAAAATTAATACGAGTAATATGGGACGAAAATGgcacaaaaaaatttgacCCACATTTTATAGAag GTAAAATTCTTCGAGTGTACGATAAggatttaatattaatacaacAAAGTTATAAGGGCACATTAGGAAATGAAGGCAGATACTTTTATACTCTGgcgcacaaaaaaaaa ATAAATAGCGAGTCCTACATAATTACATGTGTGTCGTTAAATGTAAatgacaataataaaaaaggtaaaagcAGTTTTGTAAATCCTTTTATCAGTAGCGTAAATTCCTTTTCAATTGATATTGAATGTGATCAGGAAATTATGAACTCttcgttaaaaaaaatgtttattaatttgtctggttattatattaaaaaagaaaacacgAGTATGAAATTAACCTATATTTCCTCG ATTGAGCTTGATACGTCATCTTTGATTCCTCAATTTATTATACGAAAGATTAAGGCTAGCAAAATGTCACTCTTAACAATgttaaaaaacaatatatga
- the PmUG01_12053500 gene encoding DNA-directed RNA polymerase III subunit RPC4, putative, with the protein MNNRHNYNEYSLRRSINNALRNKSNHLKNGASSNKNSTLKKFVPNIDNLKNENKIKNDEVDKLEDSLSNKSIQELIKKTISVDLQKETKKNENYFNNNKIINKVSPFQGIEETLNDKVNLQNEEQLKENNNDDECIDQKSIDIYELNNISKNIFYNKKCISSDVHFLPLTLPFFNNNEKQKKIRKLFLNKEPFFFYIQLPNMLPAVIQNDDKNEAKENMKQKGEKDGKKDLQTGKGDAQKDEKEEKEIKHGNKKFEKPDKDAYKLSNINTIPNGKFAKLIIYKNKKIKMKINDILFDVNEGSECTFSQEIGCYIKENSEFIFLGNCDNKVVVTPNIERIINNK; encoded by the exons atgaataatagACATAATTATAACGAATACAGTTTGAGAAGAAGCATCAACAACGCGTTACGTAATAAATCGAATCACCTAAAAAATGGTGCAAGTAGTAATAAGAATAGTacactaaaaaaatttgtaccAAATATagacaatttaaaaaatgaaaataaaataaaaaatgatgaagtAGATAAATTAGAAGATAGTTTAAGCAATAAAAGTATTCAagagttaataaaaaaaacaattagcGTTGATTtacaaaaagaaacaaaaaaaaatgaaaattattttaataataataaaataattaataaagttTCTCCTTTTCAAGGTATAGAAGAAACTTTAAATGATAAAGTAAACTTACAAAACGAAGAgcaattaaaagaaaataataatgatgatgaaTGCATagaccaaaaa tctATTGACATATATGAGTTAAATAacataagtaaaaatattttctataataaaaaatgtatatcttCTGATGTTCATTTCTTGCCTTTGACCTTACCCttctttaataataatgaaaagcaaaagaaaataagaaaattatttttaaataaggaaccattctttttttatatccagTTACCTAATATGCTACCAGCAGTTATTCaaaatgatgataaaaatgaagcTAAAGAGAATATGAAGCAAAAGGGAGAAAAAGACGGGAAAAAAGATTTGCAAACAGGTAAAGGTGATGCACAAAAAGacgaaaaagaagaaaaggaaataaaacatgggaacaaaaaatttgaaaaaccCGATAAAGACGCTTACAAGCTTAGCAATATAAACACAATACCTAATGGAAAATTTGCAAAgctaattatatataagaacaaaaaaattaaaatgaaaattaacgACATTTTATTTGATGTTAATGAAGGATCGGAATGTACGTTTTCACAAGAAATAGGTTGTTACATAAAGGAAAATTCCGAGTTTATTTTCTTAGGAAACTGCGATAATAAAGTAGTTGTTACTCCAAATATagaaagaataataaataataaataa
- the PmUG01_12053600 gene encoding DNA polymerase alpha subunit B, putative, with protein MKEIKQADVKLFLETYYTDNSISDELKEVFDYFERNKHKNNFHKLFEDYLREYNKRLIKNENLLKDNIIYDYDYVKQYNAELTEKAGINCNNKYNWYINCVNTIDENYKFLGLDTNIISESINKKITLFLELFLMYSEKLNLNIQISPILNMNEEECYIFGRIYTDSEINISESNIILEGNIKWSNGEKAQLLNLNNMKNLCFFLGQILAIKGKKEINQYSIKYYVSNIYAGLPTHLKNVKIDNEFLLKYFNCKEIEEDSKLDDKDSVKILQLYNNDNIHIMICNGYVYTDNDYNDNLDNFLKIVNEKLPHVVLIFGPFLYIRNFSETILKIGDINVIYEDIFKKIVKLAKNELLEKTHFFIIPSIYDSINIYPLPQPPFFYENNNANLTNVHFLSNPSYIYINELKIALTSCDVIYNLSKNLLCRPSEMKLFYLFEQILRQLSFFPCYPSEYNIEITKFKNLLFQPNRLPDIFLFPSYTNEKSYVKEIHKKLFICPYSIDVSKAKPSNFFSNIYILPPTESYELSKRVILENVFVNHNKVSD; from the coding sequence ATGAAGGAGATAAAACAGGCAGACGTGAAGCTTTTTCTTGAAACGTATTACACAGATAACAGCATAAGTGATGAACTAAAGGAAGTTTTCGATTATTTTGAAAGAAATAAgcacaaaaataatttccataaattatttgaagaCTATTTGAGGGAATATAACAAaagattaataaaaaatgaaaatttgttaaaagaCAATATCATATATGATTATGATTATGTAAAACAATACAATGCCGAATTAACGGAAAAGGCAGGAATAAATtgtaacaataaatataattggTATATAAATTGTGTTAACACGAtagatgaaaattataaatttttaggactagatacaaatattatatctgagagtataaataaaaagataacgctatttttagaattatttttaatgtattctgaaaaattaaatttgaatatacaaataagtcctatattaaatatgaatgaagaagaatgttatatatttggtAGGATATACACGGACAGTGAAATTAATATAAGTGAATcgaatataattttagagGGGAATATAAAATGGAGTAATGGAGAGAAGGCacaattattaaatttaaataatatgaaaaacttatgtttttttttgggtCAAATTTTAGCCATAAAaggaaagaaagaaataaatcAATACAGTATAAAATACTATGTAAGTAACATATATGCTGGATTACCTactcatttaaaaaatgtaaaaatagataacgaatttttattaaaatattttaattgtaaagAAATAGAAGAAGATAGCAAATTAGATGATAAAGACAGTGTTAAAATACTACaactatataataatgataatatacatataatgatTTGCAATGGATATGTATACACAGATAATGATTATAATGACAACTTAGAcaattttctaaaaattgtaaatgaGAAATTACCACATgtagttttaatttttggcccctttttatatattcgtaATTTTAGTGAAACGATTCTAAAAATAGGAGACATCAATGTTATTTATgaagatatttttaaaaaaattgtaaaattagcaaaaaacgaattattagaaaaaacacatttttttattatcccATCAATTTATGattctattaatatttatccATTACCTCAgcccccttttttttatgaaaataataatgccAATTTAACAAATGTGCACTTTTTATCCAACccatcttatatatatataaatgagcTAAAAATAGCTTTAACATCATGTGATGTCATATATAACTTAAGCAAAAACTTATTGTGTAGACCAAGTGAAATgaagttattttatttatttgaacaGATTTTAAGACAACTTTCCTTCTTTCCTTGTTATCCATCCGAGTACAATATCGAAATtactaaatttaaaaatttgctATTTCAGCCAAATAGATTACctgatatttttttgtttccatCATATACTAATGAAAAGTCGTATGTAAAGgaaatacacaaaaaattatttatatgtccTTATTCCATTGATGTAAGTAAAGCAAAACCATCTAATttcttttcaaatatttatatactacCCCCAACGGAATCATACGAGTTGTCAAAAAGGGTTATTCTCGAAAATGTCTTTGTTAACCACAATAAGGTAAGCGATTGA